The Desulfonauticus submarinus genome includes the window TGAACTTAAAGAGTTAAGAGATTATCTAGAAAAACAAAATATAAAAACAAAACTTCCTTGCTTACCTGGACATGGTTTAACATTAGAAGACTTTAATAAAACCAGATACAAAGACTGGCTTTTAGCGGCAAAACAAGAATTCCAAAGTTTAAAAACTGGATCTACACCTACTATTATTATTGGCTTTTCTATGGGTGGAACATTGGCTTTGAATATAGCCCAAGAACTGGCCGTAGATGGATTGGTTATTATTGCAGGTCCTGTATTTTTAACTCGTATCTTTCCTCCTCTTTACTCAGACTGGCGGCTATTTTTTGTACCTTTTTTAAAACATATAAAACCTATGTTTCCTGTAAATCCTCCACATCCAGAATCAAGACAAATAGCCCCTTGGAAAGGATATGAAAACTTTATCCCACTTTATCCCTTAGACAGTTTTTTAAAAGGCATGCGCAAGGTTAAAACACGGTTAAAATATATAACTTGTCCCTTTCAAGGCATTTACTCAACTGAAGATAAAACTGTACCTGTAGAAAATGCATTTTATATTTTAAAAAAAATTAATTCTAATAAAAAAGAACTTCACCTTCTCACTATAAAAGAAAACATTACAAGCAAGCATCTTTTACCAACACACCAAGAAACCAAACATATTGTATTTCAAAAAATCACTAATTTCATTCAACAAAATTACTTTTCATAAGGAGATTGCTCATGCAGACAACATTAGATTGTATTCCTTGTTTTTTACGTCAAGCTCTAAAGGCTGGACGCCTTGCCTGTCCTAATCAAGAAGAAGTTCATAAACAAATTATTTATAAATTTTGTGAATTAGTGCCTCAATTGGACCTAACTCTCTCTCCTCCTGCTCTTGCAGGAAAAATATATGGACATATTAGTAAAATAACTAAACAAAAAGATCCTTTTAAAGAATACAAACAAGATGCTAATAAAAAAGCTTTACAAATGTTACCTCAATTAAAACAAATCATTGATCAATCTCCTGACAAATTAAAAACAGCGTTACATATTTCTATTATAGGCAATTATATAGATGCAGGGATTGAAACTAACTTCAATTGGGAAGATGCCCTATTTAAAGAAAAAAATACTTTAGATGAACAATCTTTTCAATTATTCATTCAAAAACTTCAAACATCTTCCTCTATAATGATTTTAGGAGATAATACAGGAGAAATAGCTCTAGATACCCTTTTAGTTCAGGAACTCAAATCAAAAAGAAAACAAGTAATATATGTGGTTAGAGACAAACCTATTATTAATGATGCAACTTTAGAAGATGCACAAGAAGTTGGTATGACCAAATTATGTGAAGTTATTTCATCTGGAGTATCCTCTCCAGGAACTGTCTTAGAAAATTGTTCCCAGCAATTTATCCAATATTTTAAAAAAGCAGACATTATCCTCAGTAAAGGACAAGGAAACTTTGAAGCTTTAATAGACAAAAAGGATGGAATATTCTTTGCTTTTAAGGTAAAATGTCCTGTAGTTGTAAAACTAACAGGGAAAAAATTAGGAGAATCTGTGTTTTTTTATAAATAAAAACTTTCTAAAAGCAATAATAAAAGAACAAGCTTAGCTAACCATTCATAAAAACATTCATTTACCCCTATTTAAATGAAACATCATCTTATTGCTCTTATCTATCATTCCAATTATTCGTAAACAAAGCGAACAAGAGGAGTAACCTCTTGTGGATTCATTTCAATATAATGAGTAGAACAAGAAATACATGGATCATAAGCCCTTACTAACATACTTAAAGTAAGTTCAATTTCTTCTTCGCTTTTGCCTTTTAAAGTTGGAGCTATAGCATCAAAATCTTTTTGAATATTACCATGATTTTGATTTGTAGGGATCACACAATCAGCTTTTACTATTCTTCCTTCTTCATTGTATTCATAAGAGTGAAATAAAATTCCTCTCGGCACCTCCACTGCACCTATGCCTTTTCCCCATCTTGGTTTTATTTCTACTGGCTTTTCCTCTTTTAGTCCTTTAGTCAGTAATAAATCTATCAAGTAAATTGAGTCCTCTGTAGAATGAATGCACTCTACTATTTGAGCTAAAGTAATATAAAAAGGATTATGACAAAGAGGTATTAACCCAAACTTTTTAGCCATTGCCTTTGCTCTAGAACCTAAAAACTCATAATTAAGATTTACTCTGGATAAAGCTCCAACCATATAAGAATCTTTTAAATTTTTGCTCCACTTAGCTGTTGATTGAGGTACACAATATTCATTGGATATTCTATTATAAAAAGAATTTGGTTTTCTTTCATCTAAAGAGGATCCTATTTCTCCGTGATACATAGCATATTCGCCATTACTGACCAAAGCAATATATTCAGTGGGACGAGAAAAATTTGGATATTTTTCTTGTAAAACAGCAAAAAGATCTCCCAATTTTTCTAGCCATTCTAATGATTCTTCTAAATTTGCCTTTAATGTTTTTAGTTCTCCTACGGAAGGAATCTCCTCCATCCCTCCTGGGATAAGGCGTTGAGGATGAGTTGTCCTACCACAAATCACTTTACTAAATTCATTGGATAATTTCCGACATGCAATCAAATTTAAAAGCTCTTCCTTATGAGTTTTGGCTAAGGGAAAAACTGAGCCAACTCCAAGAAGGTCGGGCAAAACCAAATAGCCTATATGTAAAAGATGACTCTGCAAATTTTCAGCATGCAATGCTAACTTTCTAAAAATAAGGGTTTGCTCTGAAACCTGACAATTAAATGCCTCTTCTGTTGCTTGAATAGAAGCTAGTTGATGTCCAATAGAACATATTCCACAAATCCTTGAAACAATATGATGAATATCTGTATATGGACGTCCGACAACCATAGCTTCAAAGAATCTAGGAGCTTCTACTACATGCCACTCACACAATGTTATATTACCTTTTTTATCAATATGCACAATAATATTGCCATGCCCTTCTACTCTTGTAAGATGCTTTACTTCTAACTTTCTATTTTTTTTAGAAATTTCTTTATTGTTTTGCTGTTTTTGAGAATTTTTATTTTTTGTCATAGTCTTTTATCCCCGTGCTTTTAAAAAATGCCCCATATATAGACGCAACTTATCCTCTGCCTCCAGCCAATTAAAGCCATGTTCATCCATCACTTGTCTAGCTGCATCTAAATTGGCTCCTGGAGCAGGTCCTCTACATCCCCAACAGACACTTCCTGCTGTAATACACGCAGCATTACATCCTGCCCTTGTAACAATACCAAGACACAACCTACCTTGTTCAAATCTACAAATATTTCCTGCTTTTTTACACTCTACACACACAGGATAATCAGGAGGAACATAACTCTTCCCCAATAAAAGAGACTTTACAACCAAAACAAACTCTTCTTTATCAATAGGACAGCCATGAATCTCTCCATCCACTGGCACCACTGCACTAACAGGTCGAGCAGCATAGGTAGAATAATATCTGGCATAAGGACCATACACAATAGAGGTATATTCTTGTTTTGTTAAAAAATTTTTCAAACAATTAATCCCACCTATAGTGGCACAAGCACCTAACGCAATTAATATTTTTGCATTTTTCCTAATCTCTTTTATCCTTTGCTCATCTTCTGGACGAGTAATAGATCCCTCTACAAAAGCGATATCATAATCATCAACATGCTCGGTTTTTACCTCTCGAAAACTTACAATTTCTATATGTGAAACTATATCTAAAATTCTTTCTTCCAAATTAGCTATTTGCAGTTGATCTCCTTCACACCCTGCAAAATCAAAAAAAGCAACTTTTGGCTTAGCGGACATTTTTTTCCCCTTTTTAATTATATTGCTTCTTGTAAAGAGGCTATATCAGTATAACAAAACACAGGGCCATCTACACAACAACTAAGTCCATTAATCTGACAGTGTCCACATTTTCCAAGGCCACATTTCATTCGCCTTTCTAAGGAAACAAAAATTCTTCTCTCATCTATACCCAACTTTTTACACTCAGCAATAACAAACTTATACAT containing:
- a CDS encoding alpha/beta hydrolase, whose product is MSKKLLNCLLLHGFGGQPFELKELRDYLEKQNIKTKLPCLPGHGLTLEDFNKTRYKDWLLAAKQEFQSLKTGSTPTIIIGFSMGGTLALNIAQELAVDGLVIIAGPVFLTRIFPPLYSDWRLFFVPFLKHIKPMFPVNPPHPESRQIAPWKGYENFIPLYPLDSFLKGMRKVKTRLKYITCPFQGIYSTEDKTVPVENAFYILKKINSNKKELHLLTIKENITSKHLLPTHQETKHIVFQKITNFIQQNYFS
- a CDS encoding damage-control phosphatase ARMT1 family protein gives rise to the protein MQTTLDCIPCFLRQALKAGRLACPNQEEVHKQIIYKFCELVPQLDLTLSPPALAGKIYGHISKITKQKDPFKEYKQDANKKALQMLPQLKQIIDQSPDKLKTALHISIIGNYIDAGIETNFNWEDALFKEKNTLDEQSFQLFIQKLQTSSSIMILGDNTGEIALDTLLVQELKSKRKQVIYVVRDKPIINDATLEDAQEVGMTKLCEVISSGVSSPGTVLENCSQQFIQYFKKADIILSKGQGNFEALIDKKDGIFFAFKVKCPVVVKLTGKKLGESVFFYK
- a CDS encoding Ni/Fe hydrogenase subunit alpha; translated protein: MTKNKNSQKQQNNKEISKKNRKLEVKHLTRVEGHGNIIVHIDKKGNITLCEWHVVEAPRFFEAMVVGRPYTDIHHIVSRICGICSIGHQLASIQATEEAFNCQVSEQTLIFRKLALHAENLQSHLLHIGYLVLPDLLGVGSVFPLAKTHKEELLNLIACRKLSNEFSKVICGRTTHPQRLIPGGMEEIPSVGELKTLKANLEESLEWLEKLGDLFAVLQEKYPNFSRPTEYIALVSNGEYAMYHGEIGSSLDERKPNSFYNRISNEYCVPQSTAKWSKNLKDSYMVGALSRVNLNYEFLGSRAKAMAKKFGLIPLCHNPFYITLAQIVECIHSTEDSIYLIDLLLTKGLKEEKPVEIKPRWGKGIGAVEVPRGILFHSYEYNEEGRIVKADCVIPTNQNHGNIQKDFDAIAPTLKGKSEEEIELTLSMLVRAYDPCISCSTHYIEMNPQEVTPLVRFVYE
- a CDS encoding NADH:ubiquinone oxidoreductase, translating into MSAKPKVAFFDFAGCEGDQLQIANLEERILDIVSHIEIVSFREVKTEHVDDYDIAFVEGSITRPEDEQRIKEIRKNAKILIALGACATIGGINCLKNFLTKQEYTSIVYGPYARYYSTYAARPVSAVVPVDGEIHGCPIDKEEFVLVVKSLLLGKSYVPPDYPVCVECKKAGNICRFEQGRLCLGIVTRAGCNAACITAGSVCWGCRGPAPGANLDAARQVMDEHGFNWLEAEDKLRLYMGHFLKARG